In Rhinolophus ferrumequinum isolate MPI-CBG mRhiFer1 chromosome 18, mRhiFer1_v1.p, whole genome shotgun sequence, a genomic segment contains:
- the FBXW7 gene encoding F-box/WD repeat-containing protein 7 isoform X3: protein MGFYGTLKMIFYKMKRKLDHGSEVRSFSLGKKPCKVSEYTSTTGLVPCSATPTTFGDLRAANGQGQQRRRITSVQPPTGLQEWLKMFQSWSGPEKLLALDELIDSCEPTQVKHMMQVIEPQFQRDFISLLPKELALYVLSFLEPKDLLQAAQTCRYWRILAEDNLLWREKCKEEGIDEPLHIKRRKVIKPGFIHSPWKSAYIRQHRIDTNWRRGELKSPKVLKGHDDHVITCLQFCGNRIVSGSDDNTLKVWSAVTGKCLRTLVGHTGGVWSSQMRDNIIISGSTDRTLKVWNAETGECIHTLYGHTSTVRCMHLHEKRVVSGSRDATLRVWDIETGQCLHVLMGHVAAVRCVQYDGRRVVSGAYDFMVKVWDPETETCLHTLQGHTNRVYSLQFDGIHVVSGSLDTSIRVWDVETGNCIHTLTGHQSLTSGMELKDNILVSGNADSTVKIWDIKTGQCLQTLQGPNKHQSAVTCLQFNKNFVITSSDDGTVKLWDLKTGEFIRNLVTLESGGSGGVVWRIRASNTKLVCAVGSRNGTEETKLLVLDFDVDMK, encoded by the exons tACTACTGGGCTTGTACCATGTTCAGCAACACCAACAACTTTTGGAGACCTGAGAGCAGCCAATGGCCAAGGGCAACAACGTCGCCGAATTACATCTGTCCAACCACCGACAGGCCTCCAGGAATGGCTGAAAATGTTTCAG AGCTGGAGTGGACCAGAGAAATTGCTTGCTTTAGATGAACTTATTGATAGTTGTGAACCAACCCAAGTAAAACATATGATGCAAGTGATAGAACCCCAGTTTCAACGAGACTTCATTTCGTTGCTCCCAAAAGAG ctGGCACTTTATGTGCTTTCATTCCTGGAACCCAAAGACCTGTTACAGGCGGCTCAGACGTGTCGGTACTGGAGAATTTTGGCTGAAGACAACCTTCTCTggagagagaaatgcaaagaagagG gTATTGATGAACCATTGCACATCAagagaagaaaagtaataaaaccCGGTTTCATACACAGTCCATGGAAAAGTGCATACATCAGACAGCACAGAATTGATACTAACTGGAGGCGAGGAGAACTCAAATCTCCTAAG GTGCTGAAAGGACATGATGATCATGTGATCACATGCTTACAGTTTTGTGGTAACCGAATAGTTAGTGGTTCTGATGACAACACTTTAAAAGTTTGGTCAGCAGTCACAGGCAAA TGTCTGAGGACATTAGTGGGACACACGGGTGGAGTATGGTCATCACAGATGAGAGACAATATCATCATTAGCGGATCTACAGATCGGACTCTGAAAGTGTGGAATGCAGAGACTGGAGAATGTATACACACCTTATATGGGCATACTTCCACAGTGCGCTGTATGCATCTCCATGAAAAAAG AGTTGTTAGCGGTTCTCGAGATGCCACTCTTAGGGTTTGGGATATTGAAACAGGCCAGTGTTTACATGTATTGATGGGTCATGTAGCAGCAGTCCGCTGCGTTCAGTATGACGGCAGGAGGGTTGTTAGTGGAGCATATGATTTTATGGTGAAGGTGTGGGACCCAGAGACTGAAACCTGTCTACACACGCTGCAGGGGCATACTAATAGAGTCTATTCATTACAG TTTGATGGCATCCATGTGGTGAGTGGATCTCTTGATACATCAATCCGAGTTTGGGATGTGGAGACAGGGAATTGCATTCACACGTTAACAGGACACCAGTCGTTAACCAGTGGAATGGAACTCAAAGACAATATTCTTGTCTCTGGGAATGCAGATTCTACAGTTAAAATCTGGGATATCAAAACAGGACAGTGTTTACAAACATTGCAAG GTCCCAACAAGCATCAGAGCGCTGTGACCTGTTTACAGTTCAACAAGAACTTTGTAATTACCAGCTCAGATGATGGGACTGTAAAACTATGGGACTTGAAAACGGGCGAATTTATTCGAAATCTAGTCACATTGGagagtggggggagtgggggcGTTGTGTGGCGGATCAGAGCCTCGAACACAAAGCTGGTGTGTGCGGTCGGGAGTCGGAATGGCACTGAAGAAACCAAGCTGCTGGTGCTGGACTTTGATGTGGACATGAAGTGA